A section of the Rhodospirillaceae bacterium genome encodes:
- a CDS encoding LysR substrate-binding domain-containing protein, with amino-acid sequence MPVTLRQLRYFQALVEHGSFSRAAESVFVSQPALSLQIRELEGALGGPLVERESRGVLLTRLGKEVHEQTLRVLDETLLLETMGKQYEQGTLRIALGIVSSLAPYLLPGLMERLNAASPRVEPDVLEATGQDLVSALLAGRLDAAIVSLPLGMMELPERDLFEDRFIIAGRAERLDALRAQGFVPNPEDMSRADIGPLLTLADGHCMADQVLGACSMWRQQEVRRGAESLATLSRLVAAGSGLTLLPETAALCEGAATPGLSFLRFASPEPSRRIGLAHRLAAHGQHWIDLLAGATAGAGEELTKKARQAIG; translated from the coding sequence TTGCCCGTTACCCTGCGTCAGCTCCGCTATTTTCAGGCGCTGGTCGAACACGGTTCGTTCAGCCGGGCGGCCGAGAGCGTTTTCGTTTCGCAGCCCGCGTTGTCCCTGCAGATCCGCGAACTGGAAGGCGCGCTCGGCGGCCCGCTGGTGGAACGGGAGAGCCGCGGCGTTCTGCTTACCCGGCTCGGCAAGGAGGTCCATGAGCAGACGCTGAGGGTCCTGGACGAGACACTGCTGCTCGAGACCATGGGGAAACAGTATGAACAGGGGACGCTCAGGATCGCGCTCGGGATCGTCTCCTCGCTCGCGCCGTATCTCCTTCCGGGCTTGATGGAACGGCTGAATGCAGCGTCGCCCAGGGTCGAACCGGACGTGCTGGAGGCGACGGGACAGGATCTCGTTTCCGCTCTTCTTGCAGGCCGGCTCGACGCGGCGATCGTCTCGCTGCCGCTGGGAATGATGGAACTTCCCGAACGGGACCTGTTCGAGGACCGCTTCATCATCGCGGGCCGGGCCGAACGGCTCGACGCCCTGCGCGCACAGGGATTCGTACCGAATCCGGAGGATATGTCGCGCGCGGACATCGGCCCGCTCCTCACCCTGGCGGACGGCCATTGCATGGCCGATCAGGTTCTCGGCGCCTGTTCCATGTGGCGCCAGCAGGAGGTTCGCCGCGGCGCCGAATCCCTCGCCACGCTTTCGCGCCTCGTAGCGGCCGGTTCCGGACTCACGCTTTTGCCCGAAACTGCCGCGCTATGCGAAGGCGCGGCAACGCCCGGCCTCAGTTTTCTGCGTTTCGCTTCGCCGGAACCGTCGCGGCGGATCGGCCTCGCCCACCGCCTTGCGGCTCACGGCCAACACTGGATCGACCTGCTCGCGGGCGCCACCGCCGGCGCGGGAGAAGAACTTACGAAGAAGGCGCGCCAGGCGATCGGCTGA
- the sat gene encoding sulfate adenylyltransferase: protein MSNLIAPHGAPRLTPLYVADADERARIAQEAESLPSITVSSAAASNAVMLGGGYFTPLAGFMDKADALSVGRAMRTAGGLFWPTPVLNLVHDASAVEAGARIALRDPNVEGAPVLAIQEVTGVETFSGAEFDGLTAQVYGTTDPDHPGVADFRAQGRVALSGPVRVLNFSYFETDFAETFRTAVSIRNEISQRGWRRVVAFQTRNPMHRAHEELCRIAMERLHADGVVIHMLLGKLKPGDIPAPVRDATIRKMVDLYFPPNTAMITGYGFDMLYAGPREAVLHAIFRQNMGASHFIVGRDHAGVGDYYEPFEAQEIFDDIPDGALQIELFKADHTAWSKKLNKVVMMREAPGHTKEDFILLSGTAVREMLGKGIAPPPEFSRPEVAQILIDYYRGRS from the coding sequence ATGTCGAACCTGATCGCCCCGCACGGCGCCCCGCGCCTCACCCCCCTGTATGTCGCGGATGCGGATGAACGCGCGCGGATTGCGCAAGAGGCGGAATCGTTGCCCTCGATCACGGTGTCGTCGGCGGCGGCCAGCAACGCGGTGATGCTGGGCGGCGGCTATTTCACCCCGCTCGCCGGCTTTATGGATAAGGCCGACGCGCTCTCGGTCGGGCGTGCGATGCGCACCGCCGGCGGCCTGTTCTGGCCGACGCCGGTTCTCAACCTGGTTCATGACGCCAGCGCCGTGGAAGCCGGCGCGCGGATTGCGCTCAGGGATCCCAACGTCGAGGGCGCGCCGGTGCTCGCCATCCAGGAGGTGACGGGCGTCGAGACCTTTTCCGGGGCGGAGTTCGACGGGCTGACGGCGCAGGTCTACGGCACGACCGACCCGGACCATCCCGGCGTCGCCGATTTCCGGGCGCAGGGCCGCGTGGCGCTTTCCGGACCGGTCCGGGTGCTGAATTTCAGCTACTTCGAGACGGACTTTGCCGAAACGTTTCGCACCGCCGTGTCCATCCGGAACGAAATTTCGCAGCGCGGCTGGCGCCGGGTCGTCGCCTTTCAAACCCGCAATCCCATGCACCGCGCCCATGAGGAACTGTGCCGGATCGCGATGGAGCGGCTCCATGCCGACGGCGTCGTCATCCACATGCTGCTCGGCAAGCTGAAGCCGGGCGACATTCCGGCGCCGGTGCGCGACGCGACCATCCGCAAGATGGTCGATCTGTATTTCCCGCCGAACACGGCGATGATTACAGGCTACGGCTTCGACATGCTCTATGCCGGCCCGCGCGAAGCGGTGCTCCACGCCATCTTCCGGCAGAACATGGGCGCGTCGCACTTTATCGTCGGCCGCGACCATGCCGGAGTCGGAGACTATTACGAGCCCTTCGAGGCCCAGGAAATCTTCGACGATATCCCCGACGGCGCGTTGCAGATCGAGTTGTTCAAGGCCGACCACACCGCCTGGTCGAAGAAGCTGAACAAGGTGGTGATGATGCGCGAGGCGCCGGGCCATACGAAAGAGGATTTCATTCTGTTGTCCGGCACGGCGGTGCGCGAGATGCTGGGCAAGGGCATCGCCCCGCCGCCGGAATTCTCCCGGCCGGAAGTCGCGCAAATCCTGATCGATTACTATCGCGGGCGCAGCTGA
- a CDS encoding isoprenylcysteine carboxylmethyltransferase family protein, which produces MKLELIKAVVILPGTVLVFVPGAILWLLAGTPGAIALAGPEQPRFWIAVILAVGGFAFAVWTTRLFATAGKGTPAPWAPPTKLVVRGPYRHCRNPMISSALVMLGAEALFFGSWYLAGWMALFFVALTIAFVKFEEPELERRFGDDYRRYKANVPRWIPSLRPWDGS; this is translated from the coding sequence ATGAAACTGGAACTCATCAAGGCCGTCGTCATCCTTCCGGGCACGGTGCTCGTATTCGTTCCGGGCGCGATATTGTGGCTATTGGCCGGAACGCCGGGCGCTATTGCGCTGGCGGGACCCGAACAGCCCCGGTTCTGGATCGCCGTCATTCTGGCGGTCGGCGGCTTTGCCTTTGCGGTGTGGACCACGAGGCTGTTCGCGACCGCCGGCAAAGGGACGCCTGCGCCCTGGGCCCCGCCGACGAAACTCGTCGTTCGCGGCCCCTACCGCCATTGCCGAAACCCGATGATTTCGAGCGCGCTGGTCATGCTCGGCGCCGAAGCGCTGTTCTTCGGCTCGTGGTACCTGGCCGGTTGGATGGCGCTGTTTTTCGTCGCCCTCACAATCGCTTTCGTGAAATTCGAAGAGCCGGAACTGGAACGGCGCTTCGGCGACGACTATCGGCGCTACAAGGCCAACGTGCCGCGCTGGATACCCAGTCTGCGGCCGTGGGACGGTTCCTGA
- the aprB gene encoding adenylyl-sulfate reductase subunit beta: MPTFVYMTSCDGCGHCVDICPSDIMHIDTTYRRAYNIEPNMCWECYSCVKACPQNAIDCRGYADFAPLGHSVRALREEEKGTISWKIKFRDGNEKNFVSPIRTTDWGTIQSPSDYAAPGADEYRNQELAHEPDALNIEGGLPALTPEQLKEGVV; encoded by the coding sequence ATGCCGACATTCGTCTACATGACAAGTTGCGACGGCTGCGGACACTGCGTCGATATCTGCCCGTCCGATATCATGCACATCGATACGACCTATCGACGGGCCTACAACATCGAGCCCAACATGTGCTGGGAATGCTATTCCTGCGTGAAGGCTTGCCCGCAGAATGCAATCGACTGCCGCGGCTACGCCGATTTCGCCCCGCTCGGCCACAGCGTCCGGGCCCTGCGCGAGGAGGAAAAGGGCACGATCTCGTGGAAGATCAAGTTCCGCGACGGCAACGAGAAGAATTTCGTCTCGCCGATCCGGACGACGGACTGGGGCACGATCCAGTCGCCCTCCGACTACGCCGCGCCCGGCGCCGACGAATACAGGAACCAGGAGTTGGCGCATGAGCCGGACGCCCTGAACATCGAGGGCGGCCTGCCGGCGCTCACGCCGGAGCAGCTCAAAGAGGGAGTGGTCTAG
- a CDS encoding metallophosphoesterase translates to MRIVHISDTHIARDRPERAAGLEACVAWIDSLEQPPDAVVHTGDIAHNGRIEEYRTARALLDRLSAPYFVLPGNRDDRRNLARAFANGRHIREDMPFVQYAVEDFAVRLIVADSLNEGVSKGRLCPERLAHIRAMLETDTARPACLFLHHPPFEVAVGPYPRHFEPWADAGALTAELRRHRHVRGIFCGHVHRAFDTAVAGVRASVVSCLADDLRWDRPERAKRGLPVLGVHEIAADVPAAA, encoded by the coding sequence ATGCGGATCGTCCATATCTCCGACACGCACATTGCCCGCGACCGGCCCGAACGCGCGGCCGGCCTCGAGGCCTGCGTAGCCTGGATCGACAGCCTGGAGCAGCCGCCCGACGCCGTCGTCCATACCGGCGATATTGCCCATAACGGGCGCATCGAGGAATACCGCACCGCACGGGCGCTGCTCGACCGGCTGTCGGCGCCGTATTTCGTCCTGCCCGGCAACCGCGACGACCGGCGGAATCTGGCCCGGGCATTCGCCAACGGGCGGCATATACGCGAAGACATGCCCTTCGTGCAGTATGCGGTCGAGGATTTTGCGGTGCGGCTGATCGTTGCCGACTCGCTCAACGAAGGCGTCAGCAAGGGCCGGCTGTGCCCGGAGAGGCTTGCCCATATCCGCGCGATGCTGGAGACCGATACGGCGCGGCCGGCCTGCCTGTTTCTCCATCATCCGCCCTTCGAGGTCGCGGTCGGGCCTTATCCGCGCCATTTCGAGCCGTGGGCCGACGCCGGAGCGCTGACCGCCGAACTGCGGCGTCATCGCCATGTCCGCGGCATCTTCTGCGGCCATGTCCATCGGGCGTTCGACACGGCGGTTGCCGGCGTCAGGGCGAGCGTGGTGTCCTGCCTTGCCGACGACCTGCGCTGGGACCGGCCGGAGCGCGCGAAACGGGGCCTCCCGGTGCTCGGCGTGCACGAGATCGCTGCCGACGTGCCGGCGGCGGCATAG
- a CDS encoding metal ABC transporter permease produces MLEDFFLRALAGGIGAAIAAGPVGCFVVWRNLAYFGTALAHAVLLGVALGFLLDIAPILAVFAICLMLALCLLLLERQQYISVDALLGVLAHAVFAGGLVVVAFMERLRVDLIGYLFGDILAVGVFDLWLIFATAVIVIAALAWQWRNLLSITVNRDLAAVEGVPVERVRLLLLFLLAAVIAVGMKIVGMLLVVALVIVPAAAARRMATTPEQMAVASTVIGIVSIVAGLFGALEWDIPGGPAIVLVASAIFAVSLLIPVRGRAGRAD; encoded by the coding sequence GTGCTAGAGGATTTTTTCCTGCGCGCCCTCGCCGGCGGCATCGGGGCGGCGATCGCCGCCGGCCCGGTCGGCTGCTTCGTGGTCTGGCGGAACCTGGCCTATTTCGGCACCGCGCTCGCCCATGCCGTGCTGCTGGGGGTCGCGCTCGGTTTCCTGCTCGACATCGCACCGATCCTTGCCGTCTTCGCGATTTGCCTGATGCTGGCGCTCTGCCTGCTTCTGCTCGAGCGCCAGCAATATATTTCCGTCGACGCCCTGCTCGGCGTGCTGGCCCATGCCGTGTTTGCCGGGGGGCTCGTCGTCGTCGCCTTCATGGAACGGTTGCGGGTCGATCTGATCGGCTACCTGTTCGGCGATATTCTCGCCGTCGGCGTCTTCGACCTGTGGCTGATCTTCGCGACCGCCGTCATCGTCATCGCCGCCCTGGCCTGGCAATGGCGCAACCTCCTTTCCATCACCGTGAACCGGGACCTCGCGGCCGTGGAAGGCGTGCCGGTAGAAAGGGTCCGCCTTCTGCTGCTGTTCCTGCTCGCAGCGGTGATCGCCGTGGGCATGAAAATCGTCGGCATGCTGCTCGTGGTGGCGCTCGTGATCGTTCCGGCCGCCGCCGCCAGGCGCATGGCGACGACGCCCGAGCAGATGGCCGTGGCGTCCACGGTGATCGGGATCGTCTCTATCGTTGCGGGCCTGTTCGGTGCGCTGGAATGGGATATACCCGGCGGGCCGGCCATCGTGCTCGTCGCCAGCGCGATTTTCGCCGTGAGCCTGCTCATCCCCGTCCGCGGCCGCGCCGGCCGCGCCGATTGA
- a CDS encoding cupin domain-containing protein, whose translation MDGAILSYDDLRNAPDLDSLTARAAERGLTPGWIDREAPILYREPHTDFLPAHWKYAEARAAMDGAARLIGTDLAERRNLIMRNPIPGNDIATARTLICAYQTILPGEQAASHRHAPHALRVILDSDGAWSIVDGEKHPMLTGDIVLTPGGCWHGHGHDGTEQAYWFDGLDVPLVHLLEPMYVEGHPDGMEPVKRVVIESPYRFPMERTLRKLDAASPDPEGHFGRRIRYETPQMPTIAITMHRMDSGFRGRPYRCTANSAFVVMQGSGRTVVDGTAIDWAYGDTFVSPSWKTVDHGAAEDAVLFQMSDEELMRWARYWRFEAMD comes from the coding sequence ATGGACGGCGCGATCCTTTCCTACGACGACCTGCGCAACGCGCCCGATCTCGACAGCCTGACGGCGCGGGCCGCCGAACGGGGCCTGACGCCCGGCTGGATCGACCGCGAAGCGCCGATCCTGTATCGTGAACCCCATACCGATTTCCTGCCGGCGCACTGGAAATACGCCGAGGCGCGGGCGGCGATGGACGGTGCGGCCCGGCTGATCGGAACCGATCTCGCCGAGCGGCGCAACCTGATCATGCGCAACCCGATCCCGGGTAACGACATCGCCACGGCGCGCACCCTGATCTGCGCCTACCAGACCATCCTGCCGGGCGAGCAGGCGGCCAGCCACCGCCACGCGCCGCATGCGCTCAGGGTGATTCTGGACAGCGACGGCGCCTGGTCCATCGTCGACGGCGAGAAGCACCCGATGCTGACCGGCGACATCGTGCTGACGCCGGGCGGCTGCTGGCACGGCCACGGCCATGACGGCACCGAACAGGCCTACTGGTTCGACGGGCTGGACGTGCCGCTCGTCCATCTGCTGGAGCCGATGTATGTCGAAGGCCATCCCGACGGCATGGAGCCGGTGAAACGGGTCGTCATCGAGTCGCCCTACCGTTTCCCGATGGAGCGCACGCTGCGCAAGCTGGACGCGGCGTCGCCCGATCCGGAGGGCCATTTCGGCCGGCGTATCCGCTACGAGACACCGCAGATGCCGACCATCGCCATCACCATGCACCGCATGGACAGCGGCTTCCGGGGCCGGCCCTACCGCTGCACCGCCAACAGCGCGTTCGTGGTCATGCAGGGCAGCGGGCGGACAGTCGTCGATGGCACGGCGATCGACTGGGCCTACGGCGACACCTTCGTCTCGCCGTCATGGAAGACGGTCGACCACGGCGCGGCCGAGGATGCCGTGCTGTTCCAGATGTCGGACGAGGAGCTGATGCGCTGGGCGCGCTACTGGCGCTTCGAGGCGATGGACTGA
- a CDS encoding DMT family transporter, whose product MTDSVEATKQDVVPPQAAHRMDAGDWGLLLSLSGLWGLSYLFQKIGLSELPVFSVVLARVGLAAIPLVVLLYAVGQRLPVAPRLWAGFMLIALLNNVLPFSLIVGGQQWITTGMTALLIGTTPMMSAVLSHLLGGERLTVGRVAGVLIGLAGLVVLVGPEVLGGFTLGLTGQLLTLGAALCYTLAAIYGRRFRHVPPLVLSTGQLVCASLIMLPLAAINDRFWTYPVSGGVWAALLALAVFGTSLGYILYFRLLARAGPTNLLLVTLLVPIGATVTGALFLDEAVTATALVGMALIFLGLAVIDGRLFVRMRRG is encoded by the coding sequence ATGACCGATTCCGTCGAAGCGACAAAACAGGACGTCGTACCGCCGCAGGCGGCGCACCGCATGGATGCGGGCGATTGGGGCCTGCTGCTCAGCCTGTCCGGCCTGTGGGGCCTCTCCTATCTGTTCCAGAAAATCGGCCTTTCGGAACTGCCGGTCTTTTCGGTCGTCCTGGCGCGGGTCGGGCTCGCTGCGATTCCACTGGTGGTCCTGCTTTACGCCGTGGGCCAGCGTCTCCCCGTCGCGCCGCGGCTGTGGGCGGGCTTCATGCTGATTGCGCTGCTCAACAATGTGTTGCCCTTCTCCCTGATCGTCGGCGGTCAGCAATGGATTACCACCGGCATGACGGCGCTCCTGATCGGCACCACGCCGATGATGAGCGCGGTGCTCTCGCACCTGCTGGGCGGCGAGCGGCTGACCGTCGGGCGGGTCGCCGGGGTTCTGATCGGGCTGGCGGGCCTGGTCGTCCTGGTCGGGCCGGAAGTGCTCGGCGGCTTCACCCTCGGCCTGACCGGGCAGCTTCTCACGCTGGGCGCCGCCCTGTGCTACACCCTGGCGGCGATCTACGGGCGGCGGTTCCGGCATGTGCCGCCGCTGGTGCTCTCGACCGGGCAGCTCGTCTGCGCTTCGCTGATCATGCTGCCGCTCGCAGCGATCAACGACCGGTTCTGGACCTATCCGGTCAGCGGGGGCGTGTGGGCAGCGCTGCTTGCGCTCGCCGTGTTCGGCACCTCGCTCGGCTATATTCTCTACTTCCGGCTGCTCGCGCGGGCCGGCCCGACCAATCTTCTGCTGGTCACCCTGCTGGTGCCGATCGGCGCCACCGTTACCGGCGCCCTGTTCCTGGACGAGGCGGTAACGGCCACCGCCCTTGTTGGCATGGCGTTGATTTTTCTCGGCCTCGCGGTCATCGACGGCCGCCTGTTCGTGCGGATGCGCCGCGGGTAG
- a CDS encoding nucleotide pyrophosphohydrolase: MDREPPSLEDLTRRLIAFRDARDWRQFHSLKDLIVSLNLEAGELLELTQWKSEAGFEREAEGGAMRARLAEECADVLVYLLLIAERTGIDLPSAAADKIAANEAKYPADKAWGSAAKYTDL, encoded by the coding sequence ATGGATCGCGAACCGCCGTCGCTTGAAGACCTGACCCGCCGGCTCATCGCCTTTCGCGATGCGCGCGACTGGCGCCAGTTCCATTCGCTGAAGGATCTGATCGTCTCGCTCAACCTCGAAGCGGGCGAACTGCTCGAACTGACCCAGTGGAAATCGGAAGCCGGTTTCGAACGGGAAGCCGAGGGCGGTGCGATGCGCGCCCGGCTGGCCGAGGAGTGCGCCGACGTTCTGGTCTATCTGTTGCTGATCGCGGAGCGGACCGGCATCGACCTGCCCTCGGCCGCGGCTGACAAGATCGCGGCCAACGAGGCGAAATACCCGGCCGACAAGGCCTGGGGCAGCGCTGCAAAATATACCGATCTCTAG
- the znuC gene encoding zinc ABC transporter ATP-binding protein ZnuC — MPRPSSSDPAQAAPLVEARGVCVRFGRLNVLDNVDVAVRPGEIMTLVGLNGAGKSTLVRVILGIVKPDSGEVRRAPGLRIGYSPQHLHRDQILPMTVRRFLTLGGPATPDRLAAALDEVGADAIVDFPLAEISGGELQRVLLARALLREPGLLVLDEPLAGVDVTSQSDLYKLIATIRDRYGCAVILVSHDLHLVMSDTDTVVCLNRHVCCSGQPQSVVRHPEFIALFGSQLADTLAVYQHMHDHRHDALGEPVTAGSGEAQDSDRTDRRPC; from the coding sequence ATGCCCCGGCCGTCTTCGAGCGATCCTGCACAGGCCGCGCCTCTGGTCGAGGCCCGGGGGGTCTGCGTCCGTTTCGGCCGGCTGAACGTTCTCGACAATGTCGACGTCGCCGTGCGCCCCGGAGAGATCATGACTCTCGTCGGGCTCAACGGTGCGGGCAAATCGACCCTGGTCCGCGTCATTCTGGGCATCGTAAAGCCGGATTCCGGAGAAGTCAGGCGCGCGCCCGGCCTGCGAATCGGCTATTCGCCCCAGCACCTGCACCGCGATCAGATCCTGCCGATGACGGTGCGGCGTTTCCTGACACTCGGCGGGCCGGCGACGCCCGACAGACTCGCGGCTGCGCTCGACGAGGTCGGCGCCGATGCGATCGTCGATTTCCCACTGGCCGAAATTTCGGGTGGAGAGCTTCAACGCGTGTTGCTTGCGCGCGCGCTGCTGCGCGAACCCGGCCTGCTGGTGCTCGACGAGCCGTTGGCGGGTGTCGACGTCACCAGCCAGAGCGACCTTTACAAGCTGATCGCGACCATCCGGGACCGTTACGGGTGCGCGGTGATTCTGGTCTCTCACGATCTGCATCTTGTCATGTCGGACACGGATACCGTCGTATGCCTCAACCGGCATGTGTGTTGCAGCGGCCAACCCCAGTCCGTCGTTCGCCACCCGGAATTCATTGCGCTGTTCGGTTCGCAACTGGCCGACACGCTCGCCGTCTACCAGCATATGCACGATCACCGCCACGACGCCCTCGGCGAACCGGTGACTGCGGGTTCCGGCGAAGCGCAGGATTCCGACCGCACCGACCGGCGCCCGTGCTAG
- the aprA gene encoding adenylyl-sulfate reductase subunit alpha, translated as MGLFSRRKTVFVDSDVLVIGGGMAGCGAVYESRYWGRDLKVVCVEKANIERSGAVAQGLYAINCYMGMQWDENQPEDHVRYARNDLMGLVREDLGYDIARHVDGTVHKFEEWGLPIMKDPETGRYLREGKWQIMIHGESYKPIVAEAARKAATEVYNRIMVTHLLTDKTNPNRVAGAVGFNVRTGDFYVFKAKAVIVSAGGASHIFKPRAVGEGMGRTWYAPWSSASAYALPILVGAKMTQMENRIVLTRFKDGYGPVGAYFLHLKTYTQNAYGEEYESTWYEHTKQLVGDYVDRHPVPTCLRNHALLEEVKAGRGPIRMVTKEAFQDPHKETVGWENFLGMTIGQAVVWASQNIDPKHINPELTTSEPYVMGSHATCSGAWASGPEDYAPDEYQWGYNRMMTVDGLFGAGDTIGGTAHKFSSGSFTEGRIAGKAAVNYVNDLGSDGPQVDEKEYRALEKTVFQPMENYSVGRNEIVAGTVSPSYLLPIHGLQRLEKIMDEYVGGISAHYTTNTPLLDRGIELLGMLKEDMNHIGAEDLHQLQRAWELHHRVLASESVTQHTMFREETRWPGYYYRADHPKLDDDNWHCFTLSRYDRDSDSWEMEKAPVYHIVD; from the coding sequence GTGGGCCTGTTCTCGCGCAGAAAGACCGTTTTCGTCGATTCCGACGTTCTCGTCATCGGCGGCGGCATGGCCGGCTGCGGCGCCGTCTACGAGTCCCGCTACTGGGGCCGCGACCTGAAGGTCGTGTGCGTCGAGAAGGCCAACATCGAACGCAGCGGCGCGGTCGCCCAGGGTCTCTACGCCATCAACTGCTACATGGGCATGCAGTGGGACGAGAACCAGCCGGAGGACCATGTCCGCTACGCCCGCAACGACCTGATGGGCCTGGTGCGCGAGGACCTCGGCTACGACATCGCCCGCCATGTCGACGGCACGGTGCACAAGTTCGAGGAATGGGGCCTCCCGATCATGAAAGACCCGGAAACCGGGCGCTATCTGCGGGAAGGCAAGTGGCAGATCATGATCCACGGCGAGAGCTACAAGCCGATCGTCGCGGAGGCGGCCCGCAAGGCCGCGACCGAGGTCTACAACCGGATCATGGTGACCCACCTCCTGACCGACAAGACGAATCCGAACCGCGTCGCCGGCGCCGTCGGCTTCAACGTACGCACCGGCGATTTCTACGTCTTCAAGGCCAAGGCGGTGATCGTGTCTGCGGGCGGCGCCTCGCATATCTTCAAGCCGCGCGCGGTCGGCGAAGGCATGGGGCGGACCTGGTACGCGCCGTGGAGCAGCGCATCGGCCTACGCCCTGCCGATCCTGGTCGGCGCCAAGATGACCCAGATGGAGAACCGCATTGTCCTGACTCGCTTCAAGGACGGCTACGGCCCGGTCGGCGCCTATTTTCTGCACCTCAAGACCTACACACAGAATGCCTACGGCGAGGAATACGAATCGACTTGGTACGAGCACACCAAGCAACTGGTCGGCGACTATGTCGATCGGCACCCGGTACCGACCTGCCTGCGCAACCACGCCCTGCTCGAAGAGGTCAAGGCCGGCCGCGGCCCGATCCGCATGGTGACCAAGGAGGCCTTCCAGGACCCGCACAAGGAGACGGTGGGCTGGGAGAACTTCCTCGGCATGACGATCGGTCAGGCCGTCGTCTGGGCGTCGCAGAATATCGACCCGAAGCACATCAACCCGGAACTGACGACGTCCGAGCCCTATGTCATGGGCTCCCACGCGACCTGCTCCGGCGCGTGGGCGAGCGGGCCGGAGGACTATGCGCCCGACGAGTACCAGTGGGGCTACAACCGGATGATGACGGTCGACGGGCTGTTCGGCGCCGGCGACACGATCGGCGGCACGGCCCACAAATTCTCGTCAGGCTCTTTCACCGAGGGGCGGATCGCGGGCAAGGCGGCCGTCAACTACGTCAACGATCTGGGCAGCGACGGGCCGCAGGTCGACGAGAAGGAATACCGGGCGCTCGAAAAGACGGTGTTCCAGCCGATGGAGAACTATTCGGTCGGCCGGAACGAGATCGTCGCCGGCACGGTCTCGCCGAGCTATCTGCTGCCGATCCACGGGCTCCAGCGCCTCGAAAAGATCATGGACGAGTATGTCGGCGGCATCAGCGCCCACTATACGACCAACACGCCGCTGCTCGACCGCGGCATCGAACTGCTCGGGATGCTGAAGGAAGATATGAACCATATCGGCGCCGAAGATCTGCACCAGCTTCAGCGCGCCTGGGAACTGCACCACCGGGTGCTGGCCTCGGAGAGCGTGACCCAGCACACGATGTTCCGCGAGGAGACCCGCTGGCCGGGCTATTATTACCGTGCCGACCATCCCAAGCTGGACGATGACAACTGGCACTGCTTCACGCTCTCCCGCTACGACCGCGACAGCGACTCGTGGGAGATGGAGAAGGCGCCGGTCTACCACATCGTGGACTGA